From the genome of Blautia hydrogenotrophica DSM 10507:
TATTTCCTCCTGAACTTAGGGTACCGGATCATATCCACCTTTGGAAAATGGATTACATCTTAAAATCCTCCAAATTGCCAGCAATCCGCCCTTTATTGCTCCATATTTCTGTATTGCCTCCAAGCCATACTGTGAACAGCTTGGAAAATACGGACATCTTGTTCTCTTCATCGGAGACAGATATTTTTGATAAAATTTTATAATTTTTATCATAAATTTCTTTAACATCTTACCTACCTGATTGAATTTTATGGTTTTCTCCTAAATGAAGAAGCGCTTGTTCGATCTTCTTATAATTTTGA
Proteins encoded in this window:
- the yidD gene encoding membrane protein insertion efficiency factor YidD, whose product is MLKKFMIKIIKFYQKYLSPMKRTRCPYFPSCSQYGLEAIQKYGAIKGGLLAIWRILRCNPFSKGGYDPVP